One window of Camelina sativa cultivar DH55 chromosome 4, Cs, whole genome shotgun sequence genomic DNA carries:
- the LOC104780285 gene encoding nicalin-1: MADEKKSKQRHRVMVLESMYPVVALMLILVACVELCDAATVVDVYRLIQYDISGVPFGSRFSSLNHHAASLSFQRGADLSRSVLILPLRELDIGFVQDYISQKQSLGGLLILLPQTFRPGNVGGGSQSSENDGFRNLLAQLEKLLVHGNIPFPVYFAFENEDTDAMLADVKKNDALGQQATATTGGYKLVISVSEPRKIASPTITNIQGWLPGSRADGDSNQLPTIAVVASYDTFGAAPALSVGSDSNGSGVVSLLEVARLFSILYSNPKTRGRYNLLFALTSGGPYNYEGTQKWLKSLDQRMRESIDYAICLNSIGSWDNELLIHVSKPPDNAYIKQIFEGFSNVAEDLGFQVALKHKKINISNSRVAWEHEQFSRLRVTAATLSELSTPPELLENTGSLSDTRQLVNEDAIIKGVKLVAESLAKHIYGHQGKDIKIFADDSSLAVNPFYVRSWLDLLSQTPRVAPFLSKNDPLIMALKKELEDYTAEVSVQHESLDGSFTFYDSTKASLNIYQVASVTFDLLLLLVLGSYLIVLFSFLVITTRGLDDLISLFRRPPSRKVKMA; encoded by the exons ATGGCGGATGAGAAGAAATCGAAGCAGAGACATCGAGTCATGGTTCTCGAATCCATGTATCCCGTCGTCGCGCTTATGCTTATACTCGTAGCTTGTGTCGAGCTTTGCGATGCCGCTACTGTTGTCGATGTTTATCGTCTGATTCAGTACGATATCTCCGGTGTGCCGTTCGGTTCTCGTTTCTCATCTCTTAATCATCATGCTGCTTCTCTTAGCTTCCAGCGCGGCGCCGATCTATCTCGTTCTGTACTTATACTTCCTCTCCGTGAGCttgatattggttttgttcaag ATTACATCTCGCAAAAGCAGTCGCTTGGTGGATTGTTGATTTTGCTTCCTCAGACGTTTAGGCCAGGGAACGTTGGTGGTGGAAGTCAAAGCTCTGAGAATGATGGGTTTAGGAACTTGTTAGCTCAACTTGAGAAGTTACTCGTACATGGAAACATACCT TTTCCTGTGTACTTCGCATTTGAGAATGAAGACACTGATGCTATGTTGGCTGATGTAAAGAAGAACGATGCACTTGGTCAGCAAGCTACTGCGACTACAGGCGG ATATAAGCTTGTGATCTCTGTATCAGAGCCTAGGAAAATTGCATCTCCTACCATCACAAACATTCAG GGATGGCTTCCAGGATCAAGAGCAGATGGAGATTCCAACCAGCTTCCAACAATTGCTGTAGTTGCATCCTATGATACCTTCGGAGCAGCTCCG GCATTATCTGTTGGAAGTGACAGCAATGGGAGTGGGGTCGTGTCGCTTCTTGAAGTGGCTAGACTATTTTCCATTCTGTACTCAAATCCCAAGACAAGAGGAAGATACAATTTACTTTTTGCACTAACATCTGGAGGACCCTACAACTACGAAGGAACTCAAAAG TGGCTGAAGAGCCTTGATCAGAGGATGCGTGAGAGCATTGATTATGCCATTTGCTTGAACAGTATTGGCTCTTGGGACAACGAACTATTGATCCATGTGTCAAAGCCTCCAGATAACgcctatataaaacaaatttttgag GGCTTCTCTAATGTGGCAGAAGACTTGGGTTTTCAAGTTGCTCTAAAGCACAAGAAGATTAATATCTCTAATTCACGA GTTGCTTGGGAGCATGAACAGTTTTCAAGACTCAGAGTAACTGCGGCCACTTTATCTGAACTTTCAACTCCACCTGAGTTACTGGAAAATACTGGAAGTCTGTCTGACACAAG GCAATTGGTGAATGAAGATGCTATCATTAAGGGTGTCAAGTTGGTGGCTGAAAGCCTTGCG AAGCATATCTATGGTCACCAAGGAAAAGACATTAAGATTTTTGCTGATGACAGTAGTTTGGCTGTAAATCCCTTCTATGTGAGATCATGGTTGGATCTTTTGTCACAAACCCCTCGGGTGGCACCGTTTCTCTCAAAGAACGATCCATTAATCATGGCTCTGAAGAAG GAACTTGAGGATTATACAGCTGAAGTGAGTGTTCAACATGAATCTTTAGACGGAAGTTTCACCTTTTACGACTCAACAAAGGCTAGCCTTAACATATACCAG GTGGCGAGTGTAACATTCGACTTGCTCTTGCTTCTGGTGTTAGGATCATACTTGATAGTGCTTTTCAGTTTCCTTGTCATCACAACTCGG GGTTTGGATGACTTG